Proteins encoded together in one Dethiosulfovibrio salsuginis window:
- a CDS encoding transketolase: MKDLILTDKKKMELEEAVKRCSSWAVSMVARANSGHPAGSLSSMWLYLAAYDVADITPKNCDQTDRDYVVISHGHTSPGAYAALAYYGFVDPMEAIADFRRCGSAFQGHVERAIPGIDWGSGNLGQGLSAAVGYALALKKRGLDRQVYVLMGDGEQPKGQVAEARRIALSQGLKNITVMVDYNHIQISGRVERILPVNIKALWEADGWAVLEADGHDFASIYDGMAKARAMDVPVVLLCHTVMGKGVSFMEDKPDYHGKAATGDLYKQAMDELGQPDWLEAAAKLGDRAPHTGRHVSVERANLELGIPKTYPVDKKTDNRSGFGNALADVGSLNLGVAGKTPVLVFDCDLAGSVKTAQFAKECPGWFVQCGIQEHSTATVAGAAGCCSVVPVWADFGVFGLAEAYNQQRLNDINGSNLKLVLTHVGLDVGEDGMTHQCIDYVSLLSNSFGWKLIVPVDPNQTDRVTRWALKEPGNICLAMGRSTMYPLSGQDGEPLFASLPFTYGKAHKVGEGEDCTILAMGAMTSAALEARAILEREGKKVKVYAVSCPLEVDMEALDEAVSTGYVVTLEDHCYRTGMGSLWARAAAEAGLCAKWSFMGVHRYGDSGPSDQVYDAMGLSPLAVADRIKKLLP; encoded by the coding sequence GTGAAGGATTTAATTTTGACCGACAAGAAAAAAATGGAGCTAGAGGAGGCGGTAAAGCGCTGTTCTAGCTGGGCTGTCTCCATGGTGGCCCGAGCAAACAGCGGCCATCCCGCAGGCTCCCTGTCCAGTATGTGGCTTTATCTGGCCGCCTACGATGTGGCGGATATAACACCTAAAAACTGCGATCAGACCGATAGGGACTACGTGGTCATAAGCCACGGCCATACATCCCCTGGGGCCTACGCCGCTCTGGCTTACTACGGTTTTGTTGACCCTATGGAGGCTATAGCCGACTTTCGTCGCTGTGGCAGTGCATTCCAGGGCCACGTTGAGAGGGCGATCCCCGGAATAGACTGGGGAAGCGGAAACCTGGGACAGGGGCTTTCCGCCGCCGTAGGTTACGCCCTGGCACTCAAAAAGAGGGGGCTGGACCGTCAGGTCTACGTCCTTATGGGAGACGGCGAGCAGCCTAAAGGACAGGTGGCGGAGGCCCGGAGGATCGCCCTATCCCAGGGACTTAAGAATATCACCGTTATGGTCGACTACAACCATATCCAGATATCCGGCAGGGTGGAGAGGATCCTTCCGGTGAACATAAAAGCCCTGTGGGAGGCCGACGGTTGGGCTGTCCTTGAGGCCGACGGACACGATTTCGCCTCTATCTACGACGGAATGGCCAAGGCTCGGGCCATGGACGTTCCCGTCGTCCTCCTGTGCCACACCGTTATGGGTAAAGGGGTGTCCTTTATGGAGGATAAGCCCGACTATCACGGTAAGGCAGCTACAGGGGACCTGTACAAACAGGCTATGGATGAACTAGGTCAGCCTGATTGGCTGGAAGCGGCGGCCAAGCTCGGCGACAGAGCCCCACACACCGGAAGGCACGTATCCGTCGAGAGGGCGAATCTGGAGCTCGGTATCCCTAAGACATATCCGGTGGATAAGAAGACCGATAATCGGTCGGGGTTCGGAAACGCCTTGGCGGACGTCGGGTCGTTGAACCTCGGTGTGGCAGGAAAGACACCTGTGCTGGTTTTCGACTGCGACCTGGCTGGTTCGGTCAAGACCGCCCAGTTCGCCAAAGAGTGCCCGGGATGGTTCGTCCAGTGCGGCATACAGGAGCACAGCACCGCTACGGTGGCAGGGGCGGCGGGCTGCTGTTCGGTGGTGCCGGTGTGGGCGGACTTCGGAGTCTTCGGCCTGGCGGAGGCCTACAACCAGCAGAGGCTGAACGATATAAACGGTTCAAACCTGAAGCTCGTTCTCACCCACGTGGGGCTGGACGTAGGGGAGGACGGCATGACCCACCAGTGTATAGATTACGTGTCCTTGCTGTCCAATAGCTTTGGCTGGAAACTGATCGTCCCGGTGGATCCCAACCAGACCGACAGGGTCACCAGATGGGCCTTAAAAGAGCCGGGCAACATCTGTCTCGCTATGGGAAGAAGCACTATGTATCCCCTTTCAGGACAGGACGGAGAGCCTCTTTTTGCCTCTCTGCCTTTCACCTACGGCAAGGCCCATAAGGTAGGGGAGGGGGAGGACTGCACCATACTGGCCATGGGTGCCATGACCTCGGCGGCCCTGGAGGCCAGGGCGATCCTGGAGAGAGAGGGCAAAAAGGTCAAGGTATACGCCGTCTCCTGTCCCCTTGAGGTCGACATGGAAGCCCTGGATGAGGCGGTGTCCACAGGTTACGTAGTTACCCTGGAGGACCACTGCTACAGGACAGGAATGGGCTCTCTGTGGGCCAGGGCGGCGGCGGAGGCAGGACTGTGTGCAAAGTGGAGCTTTATGGGAGTCCATCGTTACGGCGATTCAGGGCCAAGCGACCAGGTCTACGATGCCATGGGGCTCTCGCCTTTGGCGGTGGCCGACAGGATAAAGAAGCTACTCCCCTAA
- a CDS encoding epoxyqueuosine reductase QueH: MGNRVLLHICCGPDGTVPWPDLQGEGFDVTGYFYGGNIHPRSEYYLRLDAVKSVAEEWGGRLIVPPYAPDPWFALAGHLSEEPEGERRCSLCFRIQLEAAAAVAEAEGIGLMTTTLTISPHKDPEEINSIGREVAESRGRIWIDRVWRKKNGFKRSLEECGRLGLYRQNYCGCIYSLTNRDDVVGKPCSVGKAPSCGAGVSDTEI, from the coding sequence GTGGGAAATAGGGTTCTTCTCCATATATGCTGTGGTCCCGACGGTACCGTTCCCTGGCCGGACCTTCAGGGGGAGGGATTCGACGTCACAGGCTATTTTTACGGCGGCAATATCCATCCTCGATCTGAGTATTACCTCAGGCTAGATGCGGTAAAATCGGTGGCGGAGGAGTGGGGAGGGCGACTTATCGTCCCTCCCTACGCCCCTGATCCCTGGTTCGCCCTGGCGGGCCACCTTTCGGAGGAGCCCGAGGGAGAAAGGCGGTGCTCTCTGTGTTTTCGTATCCAGCTGGAGGCCGCCGCTGCCGTCGCCGAGGCGGAGGGGATCGGCCTGATGACCACCACCTTGACCATAAGCCCTCACAAAGATCCGGAGGAGATAAACTCCATAGGTCGAGAGGTCGCTGAAAGCAGGGGGCGGATCTGGATTGACAGGGTTTGGAGAAAGAAAAACGGTTTTAAGCGGTCTCTGGAAGAGTGTGGCCGTCTGGGGCTGTATCGTCAGAATTACTGTGGCTGTATCTACAGTTTAACGAATCGAGATGATGTCGTTGGAAAACCGTGTTCAGTTGGGAAAGCTCCCTCCTGCGGAGCTGGAGTCTCAGATACTGAGATATAG
- a CDS encoding AIR synthase-related protein, with translation MSLENRVQLGKLPPAELESQILRYRGAIRPEVLVGPGIGEDAAIIEWPDGKLLTVSSDPIVGAKEGAGRYLVHVNANDIACKGGDPAYMVVTLIVPLSMGKGFAERTMAEIDQECRKIGVAVVGGHTEITDRYENPVVMGTMIGTTQYRYRSESLAPGDVLLATKHIGLEGMAILAHDRPDLLQSASKEELEAMCRWLEDISVLPEATAIRHLSKFMHDPTEGGFLGGLSELSRLGRIGVEVDFSSLPLDPMTVRFSRELGFDPLKLISSGVLLAVVREAEVEEALTVLAQGGIDGSVVGRIVEGPGNLEVSTEEELWRLLDMPRREIL, from the coding sequence ATGTCGTTGGAAAACCGTGTTCAGTTGGGAAAGCTCCCTCCTGCGGAGCTGGAGTCTCAGATACTGAGATATAGAGGGGCAATTCGACCGGAGGTTCTGGTCGGTCCGGGAATAGGCGAGGATGCCGCCATTATAGAGTGGCCCGACGGCAAGCTCCTGACCGTATCGTCGGACCCTATCGTCGGAGCGAAAGAAGGGGCTGGCCGTTATCTGGTCCACGTAAACGCAAACGACATAGCCTGCAAGGGAGGGGACCCGGCCTACATGGTGGTTACCCTGATAGTCCCTCTTTCTATGGGAAAAGGTTTCGCCGAGAGGACCATGGCGGAGATAGATCAGGAGTGCCGAAAGATCGGCGTGGCAGTCGTAGGAGGTCATACCGAGATAACCGACCGCTACGAAAACCCTGTGGTCATGGGCACCATGATAGGGACCACCCAGTATCGATACAGGTCCGAGAGTCTCGCCCCAGGAGACGTCCTCTTGGCGACAAAGCATATAGGACTGGAGGGTATGGCCATACTGGCCCACGACAGGCCCGACCTGCTTCAATCCGCCTCTAAGGAAGAGCTGGAGGCCATGTGTCGATGGTTGGAGGATATATCGGTCCTCCCTGAGGCCACCGCCATAAGGCACCTGTCCAAGTTCATGCACGACCCCACAGAGGGCGGCTTTCTCGGCGGCCTTTCGGAGCTTTCCCGTCTAGGTCGAATCGGAGTGGAGGTCGATTTTTCCTCCCTTCCTCTCGACCCTATGACCGTGAGGTTTTCCCGTGAGCTAGGGTTTGATCCTCTTAAATTAATATCCTCCGGGGTCCTGCTGGCGGTGGTTCGGGAGGCAGAAGTAGAGGAGGCCCTGACCGTACTGGCTCAGGGAGGCATAGATGGTTCGGTGGTGGGCAGGATAGTCGAAGGTCCTGGAAACCTGGAGGTCTCCACGGAGGAGGAGCTTTGGCGACTTCTTGATATGCCCAGAAGGGAGATTTTGTGA
- a CDS encoding M24 family metallopeptidase has translation MAFEHLWNRVDRLRKAMKESNLDAVLLLDMERFGWENVFYLSGFRGSSAAVLITDDDAVMATDGRYVAQASEQTPFRLLVQSKNQTLLDMAEEMLRRHGVKSCGFEGETITYNTYRSLRDFPVDWVDLEGMVPALRRKKDELEVSIIVEASRIASNAYERALQDVAPGMTELEFAQCLEGHIVSMGGEGGWPNSSFIVASGVRSSLPHGTASTKRMERGEWVTVDFGASYGGYMSDLTRNFSLGEVSDPEFIRIHEILQQAHRCGAEAIAPGKIGKDIDRVARSVIEGAGYGEFFGHGLGHGLGVEIHEAPRLSPRSLDVLEVGDVVTVEPGIYLPNRGGLRLEDDYLVTCEGSRRLSEGLSQDFVVLDL, from the coding sequence ATGGCTTTTGAACACCTCTGGAACAGGGTTGACAGGCTAAGGAAAGCGATGAAGGAGAGCAATCTGGATGCCGTTCTCCTTCTGGATATGGAGCGTTTCGGGTGGGAGAACGTTTTCTATCTCTCCGGTTTCAGAGGCAGTTCCGCCGCGGTTCTCATAACCGACGACGACGCTGTTATGGCTACCGACGGCAGATACGTCGCTCAGGCATCGGAGCAGACCCCCTTTAGGCTTCTGGTCCAGAGCAAAAACCAGACTCTTCTGGATATGGCGGAGGAGATGTTGCGCCGACATGGAGTCAAGTCCTGCGGCTTTGAGGGAGAGACCATAACCTACAATACCTACCGGAGTCTGAGGGATTTTCCGGTGGATTGGGTCGATCTGGAGGGTATGGTCCCCGCTCTCAGGAGGAAAAAGGACGAACTGGAGGTCTCTATTATCGTCGAGGCTTCGAGAATAGCCTCTAATGCCTACGAAAGGGCCCTGCAGGACGTAGCTCCAGGGATGACCGAACTGGAGTTCGCCCAGTGCCTTGAGGGCCATATCGTCTCAATGGGAGGAGAGGGAGGCTGGCCTAACAGCTCCTTCATCGTCGCCTCAGGGGTGAGAAGCTCCCTTCCTCATGGGACCGCCTCCACTAAGAGGATGGAGAGAGGCGAGTGGGTCACCGTCGACTTTGGGGCATCCTACGGGGGATATATGTCCGACCTCACCAGAAACTTCTCCCTCGGGGAGGTCTCGGATCCCGAGTTTATACGTATACACGAAATACTTCAGCAGGCCCATCGATGTGGGGCGGAGGCAATCGCTCCGGGAAAGATCGGCAAGGATATAGACAGGGTAGCTAGATCGGTCATAGAAGGAGCTGGCTACGGAGAGTTCTTCGGTCACGGTCTGGGCCATGGCCTTGGAGTGGAGATACACGAGGCCCCTAGGCTATCTCCTCGTTCGCTGGATGTTCTTGAGGTCGGTGATGTGGTCACAGTAGAGCCGGGGATATACCTCCCCAACAGAGGAGGCCTTCGACTTGAGGACGATTATCTGGTGACTTGCGAAGGAAGCCGTAGGCTCTCCGAGGGACTTTCTCAGGATTTTGTGGTTCTCGACCTTTAA
- the rd gene encoding rubredoxin — MKKYVCTVCGWEYDPALGDPDSGIAPGTAFEDIPDDWVCPECGVGKDLFEEA; from the coding sequence ATGAAGAAATACGTATGCACCGTCTGCGGCTGGGAGTACGATCCGGCGTTAGGAGACCCCGACAGTGGCATAGCTCCAGGAACGGCCTTTGAGGATATCCCTGACGATTGGGTCTGTCCTGAGTGCGGAGTAGGCAAAGATCTATTCGAGGAAGCGTAG